A genomic region of Paroedura picta isolate Pp20150507F chromosome 4, Ppicta_v3.0, whole genome shotgun sequence contains the following coding sequences:
- the ZHX3 gene encoding zinc fingers and homeoboxes protein 3: protein MASKRKSTTPCMIPTKTLALQESQPTTVGVDREGFPLSVTHAASPVTETVSSNQNSGTLSNGHRGILDGDTYRCQYCSFGCQDSSQFLGHLDSEHLEFNKDPSFVCVQCSLLVKSHKELSSHNAESHAGETNLICSIAKQGSRVIVEQTVGDATSTSQVFSGDLPEEGQDSQAEIIITKTPIMKIMKAKPEVKKIHTMKENVSSQPVSDPEKKGSDQTSTNGPAPVSQSNTFKPTPVVNGSIVGNVPVLQAGITQLVQLQQQPPVQQQLPTSKSLPKVMIPLSSIPTYNAAMDSNSFLKNSFHKFPYPTKAELCYLTVVTKYPEEQLKIWFTAQRLKQGISWSPEEIEDARKKMFNTVIQSVPQPTITVLNTPLVASPNSVQHLIQASLPGHAVSKPEGAGGVLIGQPLITNGLQSTTSSLTIAVTSIPKTQTARQPSAVSISSPASAVKVVSASQTKPTTCPSISPQEFLDPNIYKNKKSFEQLSALKTSFCRNQFPGHAEVERLTKLTGLTTKDIRKWFSDRRYHYRNIRGSRAVYAGDDTIIIDSVPEITFTSSPKTASELPSTAAAMPVSHTPTRRQSWHQAPDFSATKYKERAPEQLRALEGSFAQDPFPSEDEVDRLRSETKMTRREIDSWFSEQRKKQAVKQTAQQVEDDAEEDSVEEEDSLGDLKDSNENGALDAASSTQASGERKVTPIKINLKNLKVTESNGKNELSGSSVDDLRESSPSKPSAPQKPKQSLKKTAQQRHLLKQLFVQTQRPTNEQYDKLCSESGLPRGEVIRWFGDSRYGLKNGNLRWYANYKQGIFPKGLAGPSDAKVEILQDYFQKNKTLHEDNLPGLCERTQMTAAQVRSWFAERLDEENRPVSDTGSEDQCSSIGEAATSHKGASDAFSEASENSESWEPGGQEGSSELADGPLPAGHPETEGTSAASH from the exons ATGGCCAGCAAAAGGAAGTCCACAACACCCTGCATGATACCGACAAAAACGTTGGCACTGCAGGAGTCTCAGCCCACCACCGTTGGAGTTGATCGTGAAGGATTTCCGCTATCTGTTACTCATGCTGCTTCACCTGTTACTGAAACTGTTAGCAGTAATCAAAACAGTGGAACACTGTCCAATGGACATAGAGGTATTTTGGATGGTGATACATACAGATGTCAGTATTGCAGTTTTGGCTGTCAAGACAGTAGTCAGTTTCTTGGGCACTTGGATTCTGAACACCTAGAGTTTAACAAAGACCCCTCTTTTGTGTGCGTGCAGTGCAGTCTCCTCGTAAAAAGCCACAAAGAGCTTTCTAGTCACAATGCAGAGAGCCATGCTGGGGAAACCAACTTAATCTGCAGTATTGCGAAACAAGGCAGTCGGGTGATTGTGGAGCAGACAGTTGGGGATGCCACTTCCACCAGCCAAGTCttttcaggagatctcccagaagaaGGACAAGATAGTCAAGCCGAAATTATCATTACCAAAACCCCCATTATGAAAATAATGAAAGCAAAACCTGAAGtgaaaaaaatccacacaatgaAAGAAAATGTGTCCAGTCAACCAGTCAGTGATccagagaaaaaaggaagtgacCAGACATCTACCAATGGACCTGCGCCAGTGAGTCAGTCAAATACATTCAAACCAACACCTGTTGTCAATGGCTCAATAGTAGGAAATGTGCCTGTTTTGCAAGCAGGCATCACCCAACTTGTGCAACTGCAGCAGCAACCACCAGTTCAGCAGCAACTCCCCACATCGAAATCCCTTCCCAAAGTAATGATTCCCTTGAGCAGCATCCCAACGTACAATGCCGCAATGGACTCCAACAGCTTTCTGAAAAACTCTTTCCATAAGTTCCCTTACCCTACCAAAGCTGAGCTTTGCTACTTGACAGTGGTGACCAAGTACCCAGAAGAGCAGCTGAAGATCTGGTTCACAGCCCAGAGGTTGAAACAGGgtatcagttggtcacctgagGAGATTGAAGATGCGCGGAAAAAAATGTTCAATACAGTGATCCAGTCTGTTCCCCAGCCCACAATTACAGTGTTGAACACGCCTCTAGTTGCAAGCCCTAACAGTGTTCAGCATCTCATTCAAGCTAGTTTGCCTGGCCACGCTGTCAGCAAACCTGAAGGAGCTGGTGGTGTGCTGATTGGCCAACCCTTAATAACCAATGGGCTTCAGAGTACAACCTCATCCCTCACAATAGCAGTAACCTCCATTCCAAAGACCCAGACAGCTAGGCAACCATCGGCTGTCTCAATTTCTAGCCCTGCCTCAGCTGTGAAAGTGGTCAGTGCCTCTCAGACAAAACCCACAACTTGTCCTAGCATATCTCCGCAGGAATTCCTAGACCCTAACATATACAAAAACAAGAAGTCTTTTGAACAGCTGTCTGCACTAAAGACAAGTTTCTGTAGGAATCAGTTCCCTGGCCATGCTGAAGTTGAGCGACTGACAAAACTCACGGGCCTTACTACAAAGGATATTCGGAAATGGTTTAGCGATAGGAGGTACCATTATCGAAATATTAGAGGCAGCAGAGCTGTATATGCTGGAGATGATACAATAATCATAGACTCAGTTCCTGAAATCACCTTTACCTCATCTCCCAAAACAGCCTCAGAATTACCATCCACGGCAGCAGCAATGCCTGTAAGCCACACTCCGACCCGTCGGCAGTCCTGGCATCAGGCCCCTGATTTCTCAGCTACAAAATATAAGGAGAGGGCTCCTGAACAactgagagccctggaaggcagCTTTGCACAAGATCCTTTTCCTTCAGAGGATGAAGTGGACCGTTTGAGGAGTGAAACGAAGATGACCAGGAGAGAAATTGACAGCTGGTTTTCAGAGCAGAGGAAGAAACAAGCCGTCAAACAAACAGCCCAACAAGTAGAGGATGATGCTGAAGAGGACTCCGTGGAGGAGGAAGATTCTTTGGGTGACTTAAAAGATTCCAACGAAAACGGTGCGTTGGATGCAGCTAGTAGCACCCAGGCATCAGGTGAGCGCAAAGTGACTCctataaaaattaatttgaagaatctcaaagtgactgagTCAAATGGCAAAAATGAATTGTCGGGCTCGAGTGTAGATGATCTGAGAGAGAGTTCTCCAAGCAAGCCATCTGCCCCCCAGAAACCCAAACAAAGCCTTAAAAAAACAGCACAGCAAAGGCACTTGCTTAAACAACTCTTTGTGCAGACCCAACGGCCTACAAATGAACAATATGACAAATTGTGCTCTGAGTCGGGTCTTCCCAGGGGTGAAGTAATCCGTTGGTTTGGGGATAGCCGCTATGGTTTAAAAAATGGAAACCTGAGGTGGTACGCCAACTACAAGCAAGGCATCTTTCCTAAAGGCTTAGCCGGCCCCAGTGATGCCAAAGtggagatcctccaggactatTTTCAAAAGAATAAGACGCTCCATGAAGACAATCTCCCGGGTTTGTGTGAGAGAACTCAGATGACTGCCGCGCAGGTCAGGTCGTGGTTTGCCGAAAGGCTGGATGAAGAGAACAGGCCAGTTTCAGATACTGGCAGTGAGGATCAGTGCTCAAGCATTGGTGAGGCAGCCACCAGTCACAAGGGAGCGTCTGATGCGTTCTCTGAGGCTTCCGAGAACAGTGAATCCTGGGAGCCCGGAGGTCAAGAAGGCAGTTCAGAGCTTGCAGATGGTCCTCTGCCTGCTGGACATCCTG AAACAGAAGGAACCAGTGCTGCCTCTCACTGA